The following coding sequences lie in one Danio rerio strain Tuebingen ecotype United States chromosome 3, GRCz12tu, whole genome shotgun sequence genomic window:
- the LOC137489850 gene encoding uncharacterized protein isoform X3, with product MMVEQISDLPTTSAAKMEEDEVPKACKISQSQRKVKQLKERPRNGTNNEKEKVKEKRKKRKKSKVASFIRAALRWFCFCPRNEPFTLSSSDDSEHEIYEKMIVEEEEVKEIMQEEVVEKKEEVMEEEEVVDKEKDNTKQEKTNEEEEEKSGEEKVVEKKEEKEIMQNEIVVEKKEQMMKKKKVVVMVVVVEMVETNKKIKKDTSTQLTEEEKVVEKKEEEKEIMRKEEVEKEEEVMKEEKVVVEKKKRKKDTRTRLSEEEFWRRKMEEEKVVEKKEEEKEMMQKEEVLEKEEEVMKEEKVVVEKKKRKDTSTRLSEKEFWRRKIIARRLSAAKFLFEQIKEEEEDKMKAEEEKNEEEIKYIGKEEEEEEEEEKLKKRRRRRRPRKNCKVEEEETEGKESEEVENHIEEKEQMNDIEKEEEEEVKKKRRRRRPRKNCMLEEVEEIEGKESEDVENHIEEKEQMNDIEKEEEEVKRKRRRRPRKNCKVEEVEEIEGKESEEVENHIEEKEQMNDIEKEEEEVVKKRRRRRRPRKSNSMNEEDKEQSRGVETYCM from the exons ATGATGGTTGAACAGATTTCTGATCTCCCCACAACATCAGCTGCTAAAATGGAGGAAGACGAAGTTCCCAAAGCCTGCAAGATCTCCCAGAGCCAAAGAAAAGTGAAGCAGCTCAAAGAAAGGCCAAGAAATGGCACTAATA atgagaaggagaaagtgaaagaaaagagaaagaagagaaagaagagCAAGGTTGCTTCTTTCATCAGAGCTGCTCTACGATGGTTCTGCTTCTGTCCTCGTAATGAGCCGTTCACACTTTCCTCATCTGATG ATTCTGAACATGAGATCTACGAAAAGATGATTGTGGAAGAGGAAGAAGTGAAGGAGATAATGCAGGAGGAAGTGGTggagaagaaagaggaggtgatggaagaggaggaggtggtggacaAAGAGAAAGATAACACAAAGCAAGAAAAGAcaaatgaggaggaggaggagaaaagtggggaggagaaggtggtggagaaaaaggaagagAAGGAGATAATGCAGAATGAGATTGTGGTGGAGAAGAAGGAGCAGATGATGAAAAAGAAGaaggtggtggtgatggtggtggtggtggagatggtggagacaaataaaaaaataaagaaagatacCAGCACCCAACTAACAgaggaggagaaggtggtggagaaaaaggaagaagagaaagagataatGAGGAAGGAAgaggtggagaaggaggaggaggtgatgaaagaggagaaggtggtggtggagaaaaagaaaagaaagaaagataccaGAACCCGACTGTCAGAGGAGGAGTTCTGGAGAAGGAAAATGGaagaggagaaggtggtggagaaaaaggaagaagagaaagagatgatgcagaaggaagaggtgttggagaaggaggaggaggtgatgaaagaggagaaggtggtggtggagaaaaagaaaaggaaagataCCAGCACCCGACTGTCAGAGAAGGAGTTCTGGAGAAGGAAAATTATCGCCAGAAGGCTATCTGCGGCAAAGTTTCTGTTTGAGCaaataaaggaggaggaggaggacaagaTGAAAGCTGAGGAGGAGAAAAATGAGGaggaaataaaatacattggaaaggaggaggaggaagaggaggaggaggagaagctgAAGAAAAGGAGAAGGAGAAGGCGGCCAAGGAAAAACTGCAAGGTAGAAGAGGAGGAGACGGAAGGAAAGGAAAGTGAGGAAGTGGAGAATCACATTGAGGAGAAAGAGCAAATGAATGAcattgaaaaggaggaggag gaggaggtgaagaaAAAGAGAAGGAGGAGGCGGCCAAGAAAAAACTGCATGTTGGAAGAAGTGGAGGAGATAGAAGGAAAGGAAAGTGAGGACGTAGAGAATCACATTGAGGAGAAAGAGCAAATGAATGAcattgaaaaggaggaggaggaggtgaagagAAAGAGGAGGCGGCGGCCAAGAAAAAACTGCAAGGTGGAAGAAGTGGAGGAGATAGAAGGAAAGGAAAGTGAGGAGGTGGAGAATCACATTGAGGAGAAAGAGCAAATGAATGAcattgaaaaggaggaggaggaggtggtgaaGAAAAGGAGAAGGAGAAGGCGGCCAAGAAAAAGTAACAGTATGAACGAGGAAGACAAAGAACAAAGTAGAGGAGTAGAGACATACTGTATGTGA
- the dsn1 gene encoding kinetochore-associated protein DSN1 homolog, translated as MAEPLNQEGYETCDASNINTMASEGSHGVKRPHDSNHVSGPPQKSPCTSPAPAAMQRLEDDEQPENKVEEESVSVPAAEQNPRSRRKSLRRSSRGRRSLPAFSSSSQPLCETISLSLPDDERLEMLMKAAMQRTVQRVKSSLYTIPGVDTETLQTQVESLHEEWDSLAKDISREAQNSLQPAESDPIVNMTTARIQEDISRLQAECSSWEALLDKHRSKADELNKCVERGEDTGVPLNPSCFAKSSQSQLILNKPDYKTVLTRQQKLLQNMELVMDSQCCIMRDLLSFHEKSQLLLKETSARLASSAGFKDLPSSPIRQLVKAHISSVSS; from the exons ATGTGATGCCAGCAACATCAATACTATG GCCTCAGAAGGCTCTCATGGAGTCAAACGCCCTCATGATAGCAACCACGTCTCTGGTCCTCCTCAGAAGTCTCCCTGCACTTCTCCTGCTCCAGCAGCAATGCAGCGTTTAGAAGACGACGAGCAGCCCGAGAACAAGGTTGAAGAGGAAAGTGTAAGTGTTCCTGCTGCCGAACAAAACCCTCGTTCTCGGCGGAAGTCCTTGAGGAGATCATCCAGAGGCCGGCGCTCTCTACCGGCCTTCAGCAGCTCCTCTCAGC CTCTGTGTGAAACCATCAGTCTGTCTTTACCTGATGATGAGAGACTGGAGATGCTCATGAAAGCTGCGATGCAG AGGACGGTGCAGAGGGTCAAAAGCAGTCTGTACACCATCCCTGGTGTTGATACAGAGACTCTTCAGACTCAAG TTGAATCTTTGCATGAAGAATGGGACAGTCTGGCAAAAGATATAAGCAGAGAAGCCCAGAACTCCCTTCAACCTGCTGAAAG CGATCCCATTGTTAACATGACCACCGCACGCATTCAGGAGGACATTAGCAG GTTACAGGCTGAATGCTCGTCATGGGAGGCACTACTGGACAAACACCGGTCCAAAGCTGATGAACTGAACAA ATGTGTGGAGCGGGGTGAAGACACGGGTGTGCCACTGAACCCATCATGCTTTGCCAAGTCTTCACAGAGTCAACTCATTCTGAACAAACCTGACTACAAGACTGTGCTCACAAGACAGCAGAAACTACTCCAAAACATGGAGCTAGTG ATGGACTCTCAGTGTTGTATAATGAGGGATCTGCTGTCTTTTCATGAGAAATCTCAGCTGCTGCTGAAGGAGACCAGCGCCAGACTAG CTTCCAGCGCAGGATTCAAGGATCTTCCTTCATCTCCAATCAGACAGCTGGTGAAAGCACACATATCTAGTGTTTCCTCCTAG
- the LOC137489850 gene encoding uncharacterized protein isoform X1 produces MMVEQISDLPTTSAAKMEEDEVPKACKISQSQRKVKQLKERPRNGTNNEKEKVKEKRKKRKKSKVASFIRAALRWFCFCPRNEPFTLSSSDDSEHEIYEKMIVEEEEVKEIMQEEVVEKKEEVMEEEEVVDKEKDNTKQEKTNEEEEEKSGEEKVVEKKEEKEIMQNEIVVEKKEQMMKKKKVVVMVVVVEMVETNKKIKKDTSTQLTEEEKVVEKKEEEKEIMRKEEVEKEEEVMKEEKVVVEKKKRKKDTRTRLSEEEFWRRKMEEEKVVEKKEEEKEMMQKEEVLEKEEEVMKEEKVVVEKKKRKDTSTRLSEKEFWRRKIIARRLSAAKFLFEQIKEEEEDKMKAEEEKNEEEIKYIGKEEEEEEEEEKLKKRRRRRRPRKNCKVEEEETEGKESEEVENHIEEKEQMNDIEKEEEVKKKRRRRRPRKNCMLEEVEEMEGKESEDVENHIEEKEQMNDIEKEEEEEVKKKRRRRRPRKNCMLEEVEEIEGKESEDVENHIEEKEQMNDIEKEEEEVKRKRRRRPRKNCKVEEVEEIEGKESEEVENHIEEKEQMNDIEKEEEEVVKKRRRRRRPRKSNSMNEEDKEQSRGVETYCM; encoded by the exons ATGATGGTTGAACAGATTTCTGATCTCCCCACAACATCAGCTGCTAAAATGGAGGAAGACGAAGTTCCCAAAGCCTGCAAGATCTCCCAGAGCCAAAGAAAAGTGAAGCAGCTCAAAGAAAGGCCAAGAAATGGCACTAATA atgagaaggagaaagtgaaagaaaagagaaagaagagaaagaagagCAAGGTTGCTTCTTTCATCAGAGCTGCTCTACGATGGTTCTGCTTCTGTCCTCGTAATGAGCCGTTCACACTTTCCTCATCTGATG ATTCTGAACATGAGATCTACGAAAAGATGATTGTGGAAGAGGAAGAAGTGAAGGAGATAATGCAGGAGGAAGTGGTggagaagaaagaggaggtgatggaagaggaggaggtggtggacaAAGAGAAAGATAACACAAAGCAAGAAAAGAcaaatgaggaggaggaggagaaaagtggggaggagaaggtggtggagaaaaaggaagagAAGGAGATAATGCAGAATGAGATTGTGGTGGAGAAGAAGGAGCAGATGATGAAAAAGAAGaaggtggtggtgatggtggtggtggtggagatggtggagacaaataaaaaaataaagaaagatacCAGCACCCAACTAACAgaggaggagaaggtggtggagaaaaaggaagaagagaaagagataatGAGGAAGGAAgaggtggagaaggaggaggaggtgatgaaagaggagaaggtggtggtggagaaaaagaaaagaaagaaagataccaGAACCCGACTGTCAGAGGAGGAGTTCTGGAGAAGGAAAATGGaagaggagaaggtggtggagaaaaaggaagaagagaaagagatgatgcagaaggaagaggtgttggagaaggaggaggaggtgatgaaagaggagaaggtggtggtggagaaaaagaaaaggaaagataCCAGCACCCGACTGTCAGAGAAGGAGTTCTGGAGAAGGAAAATTATCGCCAGAAGGCTATCTGCGGCAAAGTTTCTGTTTGAGCaaataaaggaggaggaggaggacaagaTGAAAGCTGAGGAGGAGAAAAATGAGGaggaaataaaatacattggaaaggaggaggaggaagaggaggaggaggagaagctgAAGAAAAGGAGAAGGAGAAGGCGGCCAAGGAAAAACTGCAAGGTAGAAGAGGAGGAGACGGAAGGAAAGGAAAGTGAGGAAGTGGAGAATCACATTGAGGAGAAAGAGCAAATGAATGAcattgaaaaggaggaggaggtgaagaaAAAGAGAAGGAGGAGGCGGCCAAGAAAAAACTGCATGTTGGAAGAAGTGGAGGAGATGGAAGGAAAGGAAAGTGAGGACGTAGAGAATCACATTGAGGAGAAAGAGCAAATGAATGAcattgaaaaggaggaggaggaggaggtgaagaaAAAGAGAAGGAGGAGGCGGCCAAGAAAAAACTGCATGTTGGAAGAAGTGGAGGAGATAGAAGGAAAGGAAAGTGAGGACGTAGAGAATCACATTGAGGAGAAAGAGCAAATGAATGAcattgaaaaggaggaggaggaggtgaagagAAAGAGGAGGCGGCGGCCAAGAAAAAACTGCAAGGTGGAAGAAGTGGAGGAGATAGAAGGAAAGGAAAGTGAGGAGGTGGAGAATCACATTGAGGAGAAAGAGCAAATGAATGAcattgaaaaggaggaggaggaggtggtgaaGAAAAGGAGAAGGAGAAGGCGGCCAAGAAAAAGTAACAGTATGAACGAGGAAGACAAAGAACAAAGTAGAGGAGTAGAGACATACTGTATGTGA
- the LOC137489850 gene encoding uncharacterized protein isoform X6: MIVEEEEVKEIMQEEVVEKKEEVMEEEEVVDKEKDNTKQEKTNEEEEEKSGEEKVVEKKEEKEIMQNEIVVEKKEQMMKKKKVVVMVVVVEMVETNKKIKKDTSTQLTEEEKVVEKKEEEKEIMRKEEVEKEEEVMKEEKVVVEKKKRKKDTRTRLSEEEFWRRKMEEEKVVEKKEEEKEMMQKEEVLEKEEEVMKEEKVVVEKKKRKDTSTRLSEKEFWRRKIIARRLSAAKFLFEQIKEEEEDKMKAEEEKNEEEIKYIGKEEEEEEEEEKLKKRRRRRRPRKNCKVEEEETEGKESEEVENHIEEKEQMNDIEKEEEVKKKRRRRRPRKNCMLEEVEEMEGKESEDVENHIEEKEQMNDIEKEEEEEVKKKRRRRRPRKNCMLEEVEEIEGKESEDVENHIEEKEQMNDIEKEEEEVKRKRRRRPRKNCKVEEVEEIEGKESEEVENHIEEKEQMNDIEKEEEEVVKKRRRRRRPRKSNSMNEEDKEQSRGVETYCM, encoded by the coding sequence ATGATTGTGGAAGAGGAAGAAGTGAAGGAGATAATGCAGGAGGAAGTGGTggagaagaaagaggaggtgatggaagaggaggaggtggtggacaAAGAGAAAGATAACACAAAGCAAGAAAAGAcaaatgaggaggaggaggagaaaagtggggaggagaaggtggtggagaaaaaggaagagAAGGAGATAATGCAGAATGAGATTGTGGTGGAGAAGAAGGAGCAGATGATGAAAAAGAAGaaggtggtggtgatggtggtggtggtggagatggtggagacaaataaaaaaataaagaaagatacCAGCACCCAACTAACAgaggaggagaaggtggtggagaaaaaggaagaagagaaagagataatGAGGAAGGAAgaggtggagaaggaggaggaggtgatgaaagaggagaaggtggtggtggagaaaaagaaaagaaagaaagataccaGAACCCGACTGTCAGAGGAGGAGTTCTGGAGAAGGAAAATGGaagaggagaaggtggtggagaaaaaggaagaagagaaagagatgatgcagaaggaagaggtgttggagaaggaggaggaggtgatgaaagaggagaaggtggtggtggagaaaaagaaaaggaaagataCCAGCACCCGACTGTCAGAGAAGGAGTTCTGGAGAAGGAAAATTATCGCCAGAAGGCTATCTGCGGCAAAGTTTCTGTTTGAGCaaataaaggaggaggaggaggacaagaTGAAAGCTGAGGAGGAGAAAAATGAGGaggaaataaaatacattggaaaggaggaggaggaagaggaggaggaggagaagctgAAGAAAAGGAGAAGGAGAAGGCGGCCAAGGAAAAACTGCAAGGTAGAAGAGGAGGAGACGGAAGGAAAGGAAAGTGAGGAAGTGGAGAATCACATTGAGGAGAAAGAGCAAATGAATGAcattgaaaaggaggaggaggtgaagaaAAAGAGAAGGAGGAGGCGGCCAAGAAAAAACTGCATGTTGGAAGAAGTGGAGGAGATGGAAGGAAAGGAAAGTGAGGACGTAGAGAATCACATTGAGGAGAAAGAGCAAATGAATGAcattgaaaaggaggaggaggaggaggtgaagaaAAAGAGAAGGAGGAGGCGGCCAAGAAAAAACTGCATGTTGGAAGAAGTGGAGGAGATAGAAGGAAAGGAAAGTGAGGACGTAGAGAATCACATTGAGGAGAAAGAGCAAATGAATGAcattgaaaaggaggaggaggaggtgaagagAAAGAGGAGGCGGCGGCCAAGAAAAAACTGCAAGGTGGAAGAAGTGGAGGAGATAGAAGGAAAGGAAAGTGAGGAGGTGGAGAATCACATTGAGGAGAAAGAGCAAATGAATGAcattgaaaaggaggaggaggaggtggtgaaGAAAAGGAGAAGGAGAAGGCGGCCAAGAAAAAGTAACAGTATGAACGAGGAAGACAAAGAACAAAGTAGAGGAGTAGAGACATACTGTATGTGA
- the LOC137489850 gene encoding uncharacterized protein isoform X4: MMVEQISDLPTTSAAKMEEDEVPKACKISQSQRKVKQLKERPRNGTNNEKEKVKEKRKKRKKSKVASFIRAALRWFCFCPRNEPFTLSSSDDSEHEIYEKMIVEEEEVKEIMQEEMVETNKKIKKDTSTQLTEEEKVVEKKEEEKEIMRKEEVEKEEEVMKEEKVVVEKKKRKKDTRTRLSEEEFWRRKMEEEKVVEKKEEEKEMMQKEEVLEKEEEVMKEEKVVVEKKKRKDTSTRLSEKEFWRRKIIARRLSAAKFLFEQIKEEEEDKMKAEEEKNEEEIKYIGKEEEEEEEEEKLKKRRRRRRPRKNCKVEEEETEGKESEEVENHIEEKEQMNDIEKEEEVKKKRRRRRPRKNCMLEEVEEMEGKESEDVENHIEEKEQMNDIEKEEEEEVKKKRRRRRPRKNCMLEEVEEIEGKESEDVENHIEEKEQMNDIEKEEEEVKRKRRRRPRKNCKVEEVEEIEGKESEEVENHIEEKEQMNDIEKEEEEVVKKRRRRRRPRKSNSMNEEDKEQSRGVETYCM, translated from the exons ATGATGGTTGAACAGATTTCTGATCTCCCCACAACATCAGCTGCTAAAATGGAGGAAGACGAAGTTCCCAAAGCCTGCAAGATCTCCCAGAGCCAAAGAAAAGTGAAGCAGCTCAAAGAAAGGCCAAGAAATGGCACTAATA atgagaaggagaaagtgaaagaaaagagaaagaagagaaagaagagCAAGGTTGCTTCTTTCATCAGAGCTGCTCTACGATGGTTCTGCTTCTGTCCTCGTAATGAGCCGTTCACACTTTCCTCATCTGATG ATTCTGAACATGAGATCTACGAAAAGATGATTGTGGAAGAGGAAGAAGTGAAGGAGATAATGCAGGAGGAA atggtggagacaaataaaaaaataaagaaagatacCAGCACCCAACTAACAgaggaggagaaggtggtggagaaaaaggaagaagagaaagagataatGAGGAAGGAAgaggtggagaaggaggaggaggtgatgaaagaggagaaggtggtggtggagaaaaagaaaagaaagaaagataccaGAACCCGACTGTCAGAGGAGGAGTTCTGGAGAAGGAAAATGGaagaggagaaggtggtggagaaaaaggaagaagagaaagagatgatgcagaaggaagaggtgttggagaaggaggaggaggtgatgaaagaggagaaggtggtggtggagaaaaagaaaaggaaagataCCAGCACCCGACTGTCAGAGAAGGAGTTCTGGAGAAGGAAAATTATCGCCAGAAGGCTATCTGCGGCAAAGTTTCTGTTTGAGCaaataaaggaggaggaggaggacaagaTGAAAGCTGAGGAGGAGAAAAATGAGGaggaaataaaatacattggaaaggaggaggaggaagaggaggaggaggagaagctgAAGAAAAGGAGAAGGAGAAGGCGGCCAAGGAAAAACTGCAAGGTAGAAGAGGAGGAGACGGAAGGAAAGGAAAGTGAGGAAGTGGAGAATCACATTGAGGAGAAAGAGCAAATGAATGAcattgaaaaggaggaggaggtgaagaaAAAGAGAAGGAGGAGGCGGCCAAGAAAAAACTGCATGTTGGAAGAAGTGGAGGAGATGGAAGGAAAGGAAAGTGAGGACGTAGAGAATCACATTGAGGAGAAAGAGCAAATGAATGAcattgaaaaggaggaggaggaggaggtgaagaaAAAGAGAAGGAGGAGGCGGCCAAGAAAAAACTGCATGTTGGAAGAAGTGGAGGAGATAGAAGGAAAGGAAAGTGAGGACGTAGAGAATCACATTGAGGAGAAAGAGCAAATGAATGAcattgaaaaggaggaggaggaggtgaagagAAAGAGGAGGCGGCGGCCAAGAAAAAACTGCAAGGTGGAAGAAGTGGAGGAGATAGAAGGAAAGGAAAGTGAGGAGGTGGAGAATCACATTGAGGAGAAAGAGCAAATGAATGAcattgaaaaggaggaggaggaggtggtgaaGAAAAGGAGAAGGAGAAGGCGGCCAAGAAAAAGTAACAGTATGAACGAGGAAGACAAAGAACAAAGTAGAGGAGTAGAGACATACTGTATGTGA
- the LOC137489850 gene encoding uncharacterized protein isoform X2 produces the protein MMVEQISDLPTTSAAKMEEDEVPKACKISQSQRKVKQLKERPRNGTNNSEHEIYEKMIVEEEEVKEIMQEEVVEKKEEVMEEEEVVDKEKDNTKQEKTNEEEEEKSGEEKVVEKKEEKEIMQNEIVVEKKEQMMKKKKVVVMVVVVEMVETNKKIKKDTSTQLTEEEKVVEKKEEEKEIMRKEEVEKEEEVMKEEKVVVEKKKRKKDTRTRLSEEEFWRRKMEEEKVVEKKEEEKEMMQKEEVLEKEEEVMKEEKVVVEKKKRKDTSTRLSEKEFWRRKIIARRLSAAKFLFEQIKEEEEDKMKAEEEKNEEEIKYIGKEEEEEEEEEKLKKRRRRRRPRKNCKVEEEETEGKESEEVENHIEEKEQMNDIEKEEEVKKKRRRRRPRKNCMLEEVEEMEGKESEDVENHIEEKEQMNDIEKEEEEEVKKKRRRRRPRKNCMLEEVEEIEGKESEDVENHIEEKEQMNDIEKEEEEVKRKRRRRPRKNCKVEEVEEIEGKESEEVENHIEEKEQMNDIEKEEEEVVKKRRRRRRPRKSNSMNEEDKEQSRGVETYCM, from the exons ATGATGGTTGAACAGATTTCTGATCTCCCCACAACATCAGCTGCTAAAATGGAGGAAGACGAAGTTCCCAAAGCCTGCAAGATCTCCCAGAGCCAAAGAAAAGTGAAGCAGCTCAAAGAAAGGCCAAGAAATGGCACTAATA ATTCTGAACATGAGATCTACGAAAAGATGATTGTGGAAGAGGAAGAAGTGAAGGAGATAATGCAGGAGGAAGTGGTggagaagaaagaggaggtgatggaagaggaggaggtggtggacaAAGAGAAAGATAACACAAAGCAAGAAAAGAcaaatgaggaggaggaggagaaaagtggggaggagaaggtggtggagaaaaaggaagagAAGGAGATAATGCAGAATGAGATTGTGGTGGAGAAGAAGGAGCAGATGATGAAAAAGAAGaaggtggtggtgatggtggtggtggtggagatggtggagacaaataaaaaaataaagaaagatacCAGCACCCAACTAACAgaggaggagaaggtggtggagaaaaaggaagaagagaaagagataatGAGGAAGGAAgaggtggagaaggaggaggaggtgatgaaagaggagaaggtggtggtggagaaaaagaaaagaaagaaagataccaGAACCCGACTGTCAGAGGAGGAGTTCTGGAGAAGGAAAATGGaagaggagaaggtggtggagaaaaaggaagaagagaaagagatgatgcagaaggaagaggtgttggagaaggaggaggaggtgatgaaagaggagaaggtggtggtggagaaaaagaaaaggaaagataCCAGCACCCGACTGTCAGAGAAGGAGTTCTGGAGAAGGAAAATTATCGCCAGAAGGCTATCTGCGGCAAAGTTTCTGTTTGAGCaaataaaggaggaggaggaggacaagaTGAAAGCTGAGGAGGAGAAAAATGAGGaggaaataaaatacattggaaaggaggaggaggaagaggaggaggaggagaagctgAAGAAAAGGAGAAGGAGAAGGCGGCCAAGGAAAAACTGCAAGGTAGAAGAGGAGGAGACGGAAGGAAAGGAAAGTGAGGAAGTGGAGAATCACATTGAGGAGAAAGAGCAAATGAATGAcattgaaaaggaggaggaggtgaagaaAAAGAGAAGGAGGAGGCGGCCAAGAAAAAACTGCATGTTGGAAGAAGTGGAGGAGATGGAAGGAAAGGAAAGTGAGGACGTAGAGAATCACATTGAGGAGAAAGAGCAAATGAATGAcattgaaaaggaggaggaggaggaggtgaagaaAAAGAGAAGGAGGAGGCGGCCAAGAAAAAACTGCATGTTGGAAGAAGTGGAGGAGATAGAAGGAAAGGAAAGTGAGGACGTAGAGAATCACATTGAGGAGAAAGAGCAAATGAATGAcattgaaaaggaggaggaggaggtgaagagAAAGAGGAGGCGGCGGCCAAGAAAAAACTGCAAGGTGGAAGAAGTGGAGGAGATAGAAGGAAAGGAAAGTGAGGAGGTGGAGAATCACATTGAGGAGAAAGAGCAAATGAATGAcattgaaaaggaggaggaggaggtggtgaaGAAAAGGAGAAGGAGAAGGCGGCCAAGAAAAAGTAACAGTATGAACGAGGAAGACAAAGAACAAAGTAGAGGAGTAGAGACATACTGTATGTGA
- the LOC137489850 gene encoding uncharacterized protein isoform X5 produces MCKLQSFVLTDSEHEIYEKMIVEEEEVKEIMQEEVVEKKEEVMEEEEVVDKEKDNTKQEKTNEEEEEKSGEEKVVEKKEEKEIMQNEIVVEKKEQMMKKKKVVVMVVVVEMVETNKKIKKDTSTQLTEEEKVVEKKEEEKEIMRKEEVEKEEEVMKEEKVVVEKKKRKKDTRTRLSEEEFWRRKMEEEKVVEKKEEEKEMMQKEEVLEKEEEVMKEEKVVVEKKKRKDTSTRLSEKEFWRRKIIARRLSAAKFLFEQIKEEEEDKMKAEEEKNEEEIKYIGKEEEEEEEEEKLKKRRRRRRPRKNCKVEEEETEGKESEEVENHIEEKEQMNDIEKEEEVKKKRRRRRPRKNCMLEEVEEMEGKESEDVENHIEEKEQMNDIEKEEEEEVKKKRRRRRPRKNCMLEEVEEIEGKESEDVENHIEEKEQMNDIEKEEEEVKRKRRRRPRKNCKVEEVEEIEGKESEEVENHIEEKEQMNDIEKEEEEVVKKRRRRRRPRKSNSMNEEDKEQSRGVETYCM; encoded by the coding sequence ATgtgcaaactgcaatcatttgtcTTAACAGATTCTGAACATGAGATCTACGAAAAGATGATTGTGGAAGAGGAAGAAGTGAAGGAGATAATGCAGGAGGAAGTGGTggagaagaaagaggaggtgatggaagaggaggaggtggtggacaAAGAGAAAGATAACACAAAGCAAGAAAAGAcaaatgaggaggaggaggagaaaagtggggaggagaaggtggtggagaaaaaggaagagAAGGAGATAATGCAGAATGAGATTGTGGTGGAGAAGAAGGAGCAGATGATGAAAAAGAAGaaggtggtggtgatggtggtggtggtggagatggtggagacaaataaaaaaataaagaaagatacCAGCACCCAACTAACAgaggaggagaaggtggtggagaaaaaggaagaagagaaagagataatGAGGAAGGAAgaggtggagaaggaggaggaggtgatgaaagaggagaaggtggtggtggagaaaaagaaaagaaagaaagataccaGAACCCGACTGTCAGAGGAGGAGTTCTGGAGAAGGAAAATGGaagaggagaaggtggtggagaaaaaggaagaagagaaagagatgatgcagaaggaagaggtgttggagaaggaggaggaggtgatgaaagaggagaaggtggtggtggagaaaaagaaaaggaaagataCCAGCACCCGACTGTCAGAGAAGGAGTTCTGGAGAAGGAAAATTATCGCCAGAAGGCTATCTGCGGCAAAGTTTCTGTTTGAGCaaataaaggaggaggaggaggacaagaTGAAAGCTGAGGAGGAGAAAAATGAGGaggaaataaaatacattggaaaggaggaggaggaagaggaggaggaggagaagctgAAGAAAAGGAGAAGGAGAAGGCGGCCAAGGAAAAACTGCAAGGTAGAAGAGGAGGAGACGGAAGGAAAGGAAAGTGAGGAAGTGGAGAATCACATTGAGGAGAAAGAGCAAATGAATGAcattgaaaaggaggaggaggtgaagaaAAAGAGAAGGAGGAGGCGGCCAAGAAAAAACTGCATGTTGGAAGAAGTGGAGGAGATGGAAGGAAAGGAAAGTGAGGACGTAGAGAATCACATTGAGGAGAAAGAGCAAATGAATGAcattgaaaaggaggaggaggaggaggtgaagaaAAAGAGAAGGAGGAGGCGGCCAAGAAAAAACTGCATGTTGGAAGAAGTGGAGGAGATAGAAGGAAAGGAAAGTGAGGACGTAGAGAATCACATTGAGGAGAAAGAGCAAATGAATGAcattgaaaaggaggaggaggaggtgaagagAAAGAGGAGGCGGCGGCCAAGAAAAAACTGCAAGGTGGAAGAAGTGGAGGAGATAGAAGGAAAGGAAAGTGAGGAGGTGGAGAATCACATTGAGGAGAAAGAGCAAATGAATGAcattgaaaaggaggaggaggaggtggtgaaGAAAAGGAGAAGGAGAAGGCGGCCAAGAAAAAGTAACAGTATGAACGAGGAAGACAAAGAACAAAGTAGAGGAGTAGAGACATACTGTATGTGA